The following proteins are co-located in the Solanum pennellii chromosome 8, SPENNV200 genome:
- the LOC107028966 gene encoding la protein 1, with product MAKTLNEETVKKVIRQVNFYFSDSNLPKDGFLRKSVEESEDGLVSLALICSFSRMRSHLDLGMAKAEDISDDTVQSVAEALRASSFLKISEDGKKVGRASELAKPEEVIEQIDVRTIAASPLEYSVKLEDVESFFGQHGEVNSVRLPRHVADKRMFCGTALVEFSNEEDAVNVVKQNLVYGGVELELKPKKEFDVERAIEEKEVEQNHPRSGPNSKNNSNSELDYPKGLIIAFKLKRISAKSSADQNGNHELATESASAPETGGNKDTTKDNVEMTDEKIPEGIKDGDNDENVEKGDKKDAEDGNGETDVQNPEVAEKSMDTPTEDDEQASAGEKLSIAACKDNKDIVMREDLKSVFQKFGTVKFIDFAIGAESGYIRFESEGAAQEARAAGVLAEEGGLAVKNFIAALDPVTGDAEREYWTMFRNGQQEKRRDFKGNRGRGGRFNRGGKHSRGRGNDFGGRPNKFQKTRS from the exons ATGGCTAAAACTTTGAACGAAGAAACTGTCAAGAAGGTCATTCGTCAG GTTAATTTTTACTTCAGTGATAGTAATCTCCCAAAAGATGGGTTTCTCAGGAAATCAGTGGAAGAAAGCGAAGATGGGT TGGTAAGTTTAGCTTTGATATGTTCATTTTCACGGATGAGGTCTCACTTGGATTTGGGGATGGCAAAGGCAGAAGATATATCAGATGATACCGTGCAATCTGTTGCTGAAGCTTTAAGAgcttcttcttttcttaaaatttcagaaGATG GGAAGAAAGTTGGAAGAGCCAGTGAGCTTGCAAAGCCTGAGGAGGTTATTGAGCAAATTGATGTTAGGACGATTGCTGCATCCCCTTTGGAATACAGTGTCAAGCTGGAGGACGTGGAGTCTTTCTTTGGTCAGCATGGCGAA GTGAACAGTGTGAGACTGCCTCGTCATGTAGCTGATAAAAGGATGTTTTGTGGCACTGCTCTTGTTGAGTTCTCCAATGAGGAAGATGCGGTTAACGTTGTGAAGCAAAACTTGGTTTATGGAGGAGTTGAATTAGAACTGAAACCAAA GAAAGAATTTGATGTTGAAAGAGCCATTGAAGAGAAAGAAGTTGAGCAAAACCATCCTCGTAGTGgtccaaatagtaaaaataattcgAATTCGGAGCTAGA CTATCCAAAGGGCTTGATCATTGCATTTAAGTTGAAGAGGATCTCTGCTAAAAGCTCTGCAGATCAGAATGGTAATCATGAACTGGCTACTGAAAGCGCAAGTGCTCCTGAAACAGGAGGCAATAAAGATACAACAAAAGACAATGTTGAAATGACAGATGAGAAGATCCCAGAAGGTATTAAAGATGGAGACAATGATGAGAATGTTGAGAAGGGTGATAAAAAAGATGCAGAGGATGGGAATGGGGAGACTGATGTTCAGAATCCTGAAGTTGCCGAGAAATCCATGGACACTCCAACTGAAGATGATGAGCAAGCTTCAGCGGGAGAAAAATTATCCATTGCTGCTTGCAAGGATAACAAAGATATCGTTATGCGTGAAGACCTGAAGAGCGTATTCCAAAAATTTGGTACTGTAAAG TTCATCGATTTCGCGATTGGAGCAGAATCAGGATATATAAGGTTTGAAAGTGAAGGGGCTGCACAGGAAGCACGTGCTGCTGGTGTACTTGCTGAGGAAGGTGGTTTGGCGGTGAAAAATTTCATTGCTGCCTTGGACCCTGTTACTG GTGATGCTGAGAGGGAATACTGGACTATGTTCCGTAATGGCCAGCAGGAAAAACGCCGTGACTTTAAAGGGAATAGGGGAAG GGGAGGAAGGTTCAACAGAGGTGGGAAGCATTCGCGTGGAAGGGGTAATGATTTTGGTGGACGCCCGAACAAATTCCAGAAAACTAGGTCATGA